In Acidiphilium acidophilum, one genomic interval encodes:
- a CDS encoding DUF5681 domain-containing protein has translation MPPDNSEPKQDGRFKPGQSGNPAGKPRGARHKAVQALDILGRNASEEIVLAVIQQAKSGDMRAAELVLRRVWPERKGSPVELDLPTIRTAEDAMLAMSVVTDAAAAGTISPDEGEGFAKLIEAHRRAIETADLAERIAALEADRRAQP, from the coding sequence ATGCCACCTGATAATTCAGAACCCAAGCAGGATGGGCGGTTCAAGCCCGGTCAATCGGGGAACCCTGCCGGCAAGCCCCGTGGTGCCCGCCACAAGGCTGTGCAGGCCCTCGACATCCTGGGCCGCAATGCCAGCGAGGAAATCGTCCTGGCAGTCATACAGCAAGCCAAGAGCGGCGATATGCGGGCGGCCGAACTGGTGCTGCGAAGGGTCTGGCCTGAGCGCAAGGGTAGTCCGGTAGAACTCGACTTGCCGACGATCCGAACCGCCGAGGACGCTATGCTGGCAATGAGCGTGGTGACCGACGCAGCGGCGGCCGGCACGATCAGCCCGGATGAGGGCGAAGGCTTCGCCAAGCTGATCGAAGCCCATCGCAGGGCGATCGAGACCGCAGACCTGGCCGAGCGCATCGCGGCGCTCGAAGCCGACAGGAGGGCCCAACCATGA